From a single Hippopotamus amphibius kiboko isolate mHipAmp2 chromosome X, mHipAmp2.hap2, whole genome shotgun sequence genomic region:
- the LOC130841818 gene encoding 60S ribosomal protein L37a-like produces MAKRTKKVGIVGKYGTRYGASLRKMVKKIEISQHAKYTCSFCGKTKMKRQAVGIWHCGSCMETVVAGGAWTYNTTSAVTVKSAIRRLKELKDQ; encoded by the coding sequence ATGGCTAAACGCACCAAGAAGGTCGGGATCGTGGGTAAATATGGGACCCGCTATGGTGCCTCCCTCAGAAAAAtggtgaagaaaattgaaatcagcCAGCACGCCAAGTACACTTGCTCCTTCTGTGGCAAAACCAAGATGAAGAGACAAGCTGTGGGCATTTGGCACTGTGGTTCCTGCATGGAAACAGTAGTAGCTGGTGGTGCCTGGACCTACAACACCACTTCTGCTGTCACAGTAAAGTCTGCCATCAGAAGACTGAAGGAATTGAAGGACCAGTAG